One segment of Ascidiaceihabitans donghaensis DNA contains the following:
- a CDS encoding phosphoglycerate kinase: MASPKAWKTLDDMDLHGKRVLVRVDINVPVEAGHVTDATRIERIAPTVADILAKGGRPVLIAHFGRPKGKVALDLSLRVCLPALEDAFGRKVVLAETLEGAEARTAEAENADILLLENIRFYPGEEANDPDFAARLARLGDVYCNDAFSAAHRAHASTEGLAKLLPSCAGRLMQAELTALEAALSAPERPVGAVVGGAKVSTKIDLLTNLVTKLDVLIIGGGMANTFWAALGADMGSSLREDDLLDTAREILDNAKATGCKVILPVDGRVSREFKAGAAYDLVPLNADTKLGTDQMVLDAGDASVTDILTAFESLKTLIWNGPLGAFEIAPFDIATMEAAKAAAELTQSGALITVAGGGDTVAALNLAEAADQFTYISTAGGAFLEWMEGKELPGVAALTA; this comes from the coding sequence ATGGCCTCACCCAAAGCATGGAAGACGTTGGACGACATGGATTTGCACGGCAAACGCGTTTTGGTCCGTGTCGACATCAATGTTCCCGTTGAAGCGGGTCACGTCACCGATGCCACGCGCATTGAACGCATCGCCCCCACCGTCGCGGACATTCTTGCAAAAGGTGGACGCCCGGTTTTGATCGCCCATTTTGGGCGGCCCAAAGGCAAGGTTGCGTTGGATTTAAGCCTGCGCGTCTGTCTGCCCGCCCTTGAAGACGCGTTCGGGCGCAAAGTCGTTTTGGCCGAAACCCTCGAAGGCGCCGAAGCCCGAACAGCGGAGGCCGAAAATGCGGATATTCTGCTTTTGGAAAATATCCGCTTTTATCCGGGTGAAGAAGCAAACGACCCCGACTTTGCAGCCCGTCTGGCCCGTTTGGGTGACGTCTATTGCAACGATGCCTTTTCTGCTGCCCACCGCGCCCACGCCAGCACCGAAGGTTTGGCTAAACTGCTGCCATCGTGTGCGGGCCGTTTGATGCAGGCGGAACTGACCGCACTTGAGGCGGCCTTGTCGGCACCGGAACGCCCTGTCGGCGCGGTGGTGGGTGGTGCGAAGGTATCAACCAAGATCGATCTGCTGACCAACCTCGTCACCAAACTGGACGTGCTGATCATCGGTGGCGGCATGGCCAACACCTTTTGGGCGGCCCTAGGGGCCGATATGGGCAGTTCATTGCGTGAGGATGATCTACTAGATACGGCACGCGAGATCCTGGACAACGCCAAAGCGACAGGGTGCAAGGTGATTTTACCCGTCGACGGCCGCGTGTCGCGGGAATTCAAAGCGGGTGCCGCCTATGATCTTGTTCCTTTGAATGCGGATACAAAACTGGGCACGGATCAAATGGTTCTGGATGCGGGTGACGCATCCGTCACAGATATTCTTACCGCCTTTGAAAGCCTGAAGACATTGATCTGGAACGGACCTTTGGGCGCATTTGAAATTGCCCCCTTCGACATTGCCACAATGGAAGCCGCCAAGGCTGCGGCCGAATTGACTCAAAGCGGTGCCTTGATCACTGTGGCAGGTGGTGGTGACACGGTGGCTGCGTTGAACCTGGCAGAGGCAGCAGATCAATTCACTTACATCTCGACGGCCGGTGGTGCATTTTTGGAATGGATGGAAGGCAAAGAATTACCCGGTGTTGCCGCCTTAACCGCATAA
- a CDS encoding peptidylprolyl isomerase, whose product MADIKDPENTILMELKDGTVTIELMPKVAPKHVERMKTLVRAGAYDNVCFHRVIDGFMAQTGDVANGNMEQDFNIRMAGTGGSEHPDLPAEFSKLPHCRGSIGAARSANPDSANSQFFINFSDNDFLNGQYTVYGQVTSGMDIVDAITRGEPPVSPDRMISMKVAADA is encoded by the coding sequence ATGGCCGACATCAAAGACCCCGAAAACACGATCCTTATGGAACTAAAAGATGGTACCGTGACCATCGAACTGATGCCAAAAGTTGCACCGAAACACGTAGAACGCATGAAGACATTGGTGCGTGCCGGTGCTTATGACAACGTGTGCTTCCACCGCGTGATCGATGGTTTTATGGCGCAAACAGGCGATGTGGCCAACGGCAACATGGAACAGGATTTCAACATCCGTATGGCTGGTACAGGCGGGTCCGAACATCCTGACCTTCCGGCGGAATTCTCAAAACTGCCACATTGCCGTGGGTCAATTGGTGCGGCGCGTTCGGCAAACCCGGACAGCGCCAACAGCCAGTTTTTCATCAACTTTTCAGACAATGACTTCCTGAACGGACAATACACTGTTTACGGGCAGGTCACTTCCGGCATGGACATCGTCGATGCGATCACGCGTGGCGAACCGCCTGTGTCACCAGACCGTATGATTTCGATGAAAGTCGCTGCAGATGCGTAA
- a CDS encoding peptidylprolyl isomerase, translated as MRKLACLLAVLGAPAFAGGLQVEVAGEGANGTFTIDLFEDVAPNHAARLKQLAAEGAYDSVVFHRVIDGFMAQTGDVEFGKVGADMRRAGTGGSQMDDLNQEFSDIPYDSAGIVGIARSQDVNSANSQFFIMFGAYPSLNGQYTVVGKVTEGQDVVDAIKRGKGRNGAVIGAPDYMKKVTVID; from the coding sequence ATGCGTAAGCTTGCATGCCTTCTGGCAGTTCTGGGGGCCCCTGCGTTTGCGGGCGGCCTTCAGGTCGAAGTTGCGGGCGAAGGGGCCAATGGCACCTTTACCATCGATTTGTTTGAAGATGTTGCACCCAACCACGCGGCACGGTTGAAACAGTTGGCGGCGGAAGGGGCGTATGACAGTGTTGTGTTCCACCGTGTGATTGACGGTTTCATGGCGCAGACGGGTGATGTCGAATTTGGCAAAGTCGGTGCCGATATGCGCCGTGCTGGCACGGGCGGCTCACAAATGGATGACCTGAACCAAGAGTTTTCGGACATTCCCTACGACAGCGCCGGTATCGTGGGTATCGCACGCAGTCAGGATGTGAACAGTGCCAACAGCCAGTTTTTCATCATGTTCGGCGCCTATCCGTCCTTAAACGGGCAATACACCGTGGTCGGCAAAGTGACCGAAGGGCAGGACGTTGTTGATGCCATCAAACGTGGCAAAGGCCGCAACGGTGCTGTGATTGGCGCGCCTGACTATATGAAAAAAGTAACTGTGATCGATTGA
- a CDS encoding bactofilin family protein produces MFSKSKINEPGPKDDAAKPAAPAAPAQSAAPAPKPSEFKASAPKAKPPASVLSTDLHITGNMKTTGDIQVEGTVEGDIRAHLLTIGETATIKGEVIADDVVINGRIVGRVRGLKVRLTSTARVEGDIIHKTIAIESGAHFEGSVQRQDDPLNSGSKPVAPKPPQG; encoded by the coding sequence ATGTTTTCTAAGAGCAAAATCAACGAACCCGGCCCTAAAGATGACGCGGCAAAGCCTGCGGCACCAGCGGCACCTGCACAATCGGCGGCCCCTGCCCCGAAGCCAAGTGAATTCAAGGCAAGCGCGCCCAAAGCGAAGCCCCCTGCCTCTGTGTTGTCCACGGACCTGCACATCACAGGCAACATGAAAACCACCGGTGACATTCAAGTTGAAGGCACTGTGGAAGGCGACATTCGTGCGCACCTGCTGACCATTGGCGAAACCGCAACCATCAAAGGCGAAGTGATCGCGGACGACGTTGTCATCAACGGCCGCATTGTGGGTCGTGTGCGCGGTTTGAAAGTACGCCTGACATCTACGGCGCGCGTCGAGGGTGACATCATCCACAAGACCATTGCGATCGAATCCGGTGCACATTTCGAAGGGTCTGTGCAGCGTCAGGACGATCCGCTGAATTCCGGTTCCAAGCCTGTGGCGCCTAAACCCCCGCAGGGCTAA
- a CDS encoding M23 family metallopeptidase has translation MRNGLGTKINSILEKYFPERRVFLKSDTDTRFIRLRPGTQLLAFAGSALLVAWAIVATAIILMDSIGAGNFREQAKRDQKNYQARLHELSSQRDSRAEEALAAQERFNAALAQISVMQSELLNSETHRRELETGIEVIQATLRGTMKDREAARTKLAELEEQVQSGGSGTALASAGGGAPMGFVAEALAATAAERDQIERDAQDALLAADQMQQQIAVMKDQNDQIFRQLEEAMTVSVAPLDKMFRAAGMPTEQIINQIRRGYSGQGGPLTPLSFSTRGEEASADTLRANRILSEMDRLNLYRIAAEKAPFANPVKTAFRFTSQFGPRRDPKTGGRRMHKGVDFAAGLGTPLYATADGVVVHAGWSSGYGRLVKIQHEFGIETRYAHLSKLRVKVGQRVSRGQRIGDMGASGRVTGVHLHYEVRVGGRAVNPMIYIKAANDVF, from the coding sequence GTGCGAAACGGTCTCGGTACAAAAATTAATTCAATTCTGGAAAAATATTTTCCAGAACGCCGCGTGTTTTTGAAGTCAGACACGGACACACGATTTATTCGCTTACGCCCCGGCACCCAACTGCTGGCGTTTGCGGGTTCCGCGTTGTTGGTGGCTTGGGCCATTGTGGCAACTGCGATCATTCTGATGGACAGCATTGGCGCCGGAAACTTCCGCGAACAAGCCAAGCGGGATCAGAAGAACTATCAAGCCCGCCTTCATGAACTGTCGTCACAACGTGACAGCCGCGCCGAAGAAGCTTTGGCCGCGCAGGAACGGTTCAACGCCGCACTGGCGCAGATTTCTGTCATGCAATCCGAGCTGTTGAACTCCGAGACGCACCGCCGTGAATTGGAAACGGGCATCGAAGTGATCCAGGCCACGCTGCGCGGCACGATGAAAGACCGCGAAGCCGCACGCACAAAACTGGCAGAGCTTGAAGAACAAGTGCAATCAGGCGGATCCGGTACAGCCCTGGCCAGCGCCGGTGGCGGCGCACCAATGGGTTTTGTGGCCGAAGCCCTCGCCGCAACAGCCGCAGAACGTGACCAGATCGAACGCGATGCACAGGACGCCTTGTTGGCAGCCGATCAGATGCAGCAGCAAATCGCGGTCATGAAAGACCAAAACGACCAGATTTTCCGTCAGCTTGAAGAAGCGATGACCGTGTCTGTGGCGCCCTTGGACAAAATGTTCCGCGCCGCTGGCATGCCCACCGAACAGATCATCAACCAGATCCGCCGTGGGTATTCCGGTCAGGGTGGCCCTTTGACGCCGTTGTCCTTTTCAACACGCGGTGAAGAAGCATCCGCAGACACGCTGCGCGCCAATCGGATCCTGTCCGAAATGGACCGTTTGAACCTATACCGTATTGCCGCTGAAAAAGCGCCATTTGCGAACCCCGTGAAAACGGCGTTCCGCTTTACATCGCAATTTGGCCCGCGCCGCGATCCCAAAACGGGTGGCCGCAGGATGCACAAAGGCGTCGATTTTGCAGCCGGTTTAGGCACGCCTTTGTATGCAACAGCGGACGGTGTTGTGGTTCATGCCGGTTGGTCCTCAGGATACGGTAGGTTGGTCAAAATTCAGCACGAATTTGGCATTGAAACCCGCTACGCGCACCTGTCTAAACTTCGTGTGAAAGTTGGACAAAGGGTCTCGCGCGGGCAACGCATTGGTGATATGGGAGCCTCCGGACGGGTTACCGGCGTTCACCTGCACTATGAAGTGCGTGTCGGTGGACGCGCAGTTAACCCAATGATCTATATCAAGGCAGCAAACGATGTTTTCTAA
- a CDS encoding ferritin-like domain-containing protein has product MIPLAEMAVQVLTCAGGREKTALSRKLAAAWQAARANGDTPAIGHAAPPMQPSRPDKPDLLSPRDVPHRKPGSEAGRIALLHAVAHIELNAVDLHWDIIARFSHVKMPIGFYDDWVKAADEESKHFNLMADCLEELGSHYGALPAHAGMWRAAEDTAEDFMGRLAVVPMVLEARGLDVTPGMIKIFKQAKAASAVAALETIYAEEVAHVAYGSKWFHFLCGRHELDPKDAFHDLVQRYFHGALKPPFNEEKRADAGIPPDFYWPLAVS; this is encoded by the coding sequence ATGATCCCACTGGCTGAAATGGCCGTGCAGGTTCTGACCTGCGCGGGTGGGCGTGAAAAAACTGCTTTGTCGCGCAAACTTGCCGCCGCTTGGCAAGCGGCGCGTGCCAACGGGGATACGCCAGCCATCGGTCACGCGGCCCCACCCATGCAACCCTCGCGCCCGGATAAACCGGACCTTTTAAGCCCACGCGACGTGCCCCATCGCAAACCAGGTTCAGAAGCGGGCCGTATCGCTTTGCTACATGCCGTCGCCCACATCGAATTGAACGCTGTTGATCTGCATTGGGACATAATTGCACGCTTTTCCCATGTGAAAATGCCAATAGGTTTTTATGACGACTGGGTGAAGGCCGCCGACGAAGAATCCAAACATTTCAATCTGATGGCGGATTGCCTTGAAGAACTTGGCAGTCACTATGGTGCATTGCCAGCCCATGCAGGCATGTGGCGTGCAGCAGAAGACACCGCCGAAGATTTCATGGGCAGACTGGCCGTTGTTCCCATGGTTTTGGAAGCACGCGGGCTTGATGTCACACCGGGAATGATCAAGATATTCAAACAAGCCAAAGCCGCCAGCGCGGTTGCCGCATTGGAAACCATTTACGCCGAAGAAGTGGCCCATGTGGCCTATGGATCAAAATGGTTTCACTTCCTGTGCGGGCGCCATGAATTGGACCCCAAAGACGCTTTTCATGATCTGGTGCAGCGTTATTTCCATGGCGCTTTGAAGCCTCCGTTCAATGAAGAAAAACGTGCAGACGCAGGCATCCCTCCCGACTTTTACTGGCCGCTCGCGGTATCTTAG